In Streptomyces sclerotialus, one genomic interval encodes:
- a CDS encoding beta-class carbonic anhydrase: MSISESQAPSPSDDNAAAPSGGSVTDRIVEANARYATTFADSGMDARPAQKVTVVTCMDARLNLPEALGLKVGDLHTLRNAGGVITDDVIRSLTISQRALGTRSVVLIHHTGCGMQTLTEDFRNELADEVGERPNWAVESFKDVDADVRQSMQRVRTSPFLPHTDDVRGFVFDVETGLLREVDPKV; this comes from the coding sequence ATGTCGATATCCGAGTCGCAGGCACCGTCCCCGTCCGATGACAACGCAGCCGCCCCTTCCGGAGGCTCCGTCACCGATCGCATCGTCGAGGCCAACGCCCGGTATGCCACGACCTTCGCCGACTCCGGCATGGACGCCCGCCCGGCACAGAAGGTCACCGTCGTGACCTGCATGGACGCCCGCCTCAACCTCCCCGAGGCGCTCGGCCTCAAGGTCGGCGACCTGCACACCCTCCGCAACGCGGGCGGTGTGATCACCGACGACGTCATCCGCTCACTGACCATCAGCCAGCGCGCGCTGGGCACCCGCTCGGTCGTGCTCATCCACCACACGGGCTGCGGCATGCAGACCCTGACCGAGGACTTCCGCAACGAACTGGCCGACGAGGTCGGCGAGCGGCCGAACTGGGCGGTGGAATCCTTCAAGGACGTGGATGCCGACGTACGCCAGTCGATGCAGCGCGTCCGTACGTCGCCCTTCCTGCCTCACACGGACGATGTCCGCGGCTTCGTGTTCGACGTGGAGACGGGTCTGCTCCGCGAGGTCGACCCGAAGGTCTGA
- a CDS encoding DUF58 domain-containing protein, which produces MPGASGGTEGPASGPGYAEAEAPDGAGSGAPGLPADGGLRAALGGLTTRGRSFLAAGIAAAVCSYVLGQADLLRVGLLLSSLPLVCVAVLHRTRYRVASSRSLSPARVPAAAETRVRLRMENVSRLPTGVLMLQDHVPYVLGPRPRFVLDRVEAGGRRELSYRVRSDLRGRYPLGPLQLRLSDPFGMCELTRSFSAYDTLTVVPRVEPLPPVRLAGEAAGYGDGRHRALALAGDDDVIPRGYRHGDDLRRVHWRSTARYGELMVRREEQPQQARCTVLLDTRSSAHHGSGPDSPFEWAVAGAASVAMHLLERGFSVRLLTDTGSSVPGPEGAGGFSRGAASADAAGLLLDTLAVVDHSDEAGLSRAYDVLRGGNEGLLIAFLGDLDEEQTALAARMRRRSGSAVAFVLDGSAWSGVPAAGSDAAPAPLPMADRLRLLGDAGWTALPVTPQDTLPALWRLADPARTPGTAPRTAPSGATGLGGSPGADGWKGVER; this is translated from the coding sequence ATGCCGGGCGCGAGCGGGGGGACCGAGGGGCCGGCGTCCGGCCCCGGGTACGCGGAAGCCGAAGCACCGGACGGCGCGGGCTCCGGCGCTCCCGGCCTGCCGGCGGACGGCGGGCTGCGGGCGGCGCTGGGCGGGCTGACGACGCGCGGCCGGTCGTTCCTCGCCGCCGGCATCGCCGCCGCGGTGTGCTCGTACGTCCTGGGCCAGGCCGATCTGCTCCGGGTCGGCCTGCTGCTGTCCTCGCTCCCCCTCGTCTGCGTGGCCGTACTGCACCGCACCCGCTACCGGGTGGCGAGCAGCCGCAGCCTCTCCCCCGCCCGGGTGCCCGCGGCCGCCGAGACCCGGGTCCGGCTGCGCATGGAGAACGTCTCCCGGCTGCCGACCGGTGTCCTGATGCTCCAGGACCACGTGCCGTACGTCCTCGGGCCCCGCCCGCGCTTCGTGCTGGACCGCGTCGAGGCGGGCGGTCGCCGCGAGCTGTCCTACCGCGTCCGCTCGGACCTGCGCGGACGCTATCCCCTCGGGCCGCTGCAGCTGCGGCTGTCCGACCCGTTCGGCATGTGCGAGCTGACCCGCTCCTTCAGCGCGTACGACACCCTCACGGTGGTCCCCCGGGTCGAGCCGCTGCCTCCGGTGCGGCTGGCCGGTGAGGCCGCCGGGTACGGCGACGGGCGGCACCGGGCCCTCGCGCTGGCGGGCGACGACGACGTGATCCCGCGCGGGTACCGCCACGGTGACGACCTGCGCCGCGTGCACTGGCGCTCCACCGCGCGCTACGGCGAGCTGATGGTCCGCCGCGAGGAACAGCCCCAGCAGGCCCGCTGCACGGTCCTGCTGGACACGCGGAGCTCCGCCCATCACGGCTCCGGCCCGGACTCCCCGTTCGAGTGGGCGGTCGCCGGTGCCGCGTCCGTCGCGATGCACCTGCTGGAGCGGGGCTTCTCGGTACGCCTGCTGACCGACACCGGCAGTTCCGTGCCGGGCCCGGAAGGCGCGGGCGGCTTCTCCCGCGGCGCGGCGTCCGCGGACGCCGCGGGGCTGCTCCTGGACACCCTGGCGGTCGTCGACCACTCCGACGAAGCCGGCCTGTCCCGCGCCTACGACGTGCTGCGCGGCGGCAACGAAGGCCTGCTGATCGCCTTCCTCGGCGACCTGGACGAGGAGCAGACCGCGCTGGCGGCCCGGATGCGCCGGCGCAGCGGGTCCGCGGTGGCCTTCGTACTGGACGGCAGCGCCTGGAGCGGCGTGCCGGCGGCCGGTTCCGACGCGGCGCCCGCGCCGCTCCCCATGGCCGACCGGCTGCGTCTGCTGGGCGACGCCGGCTGGACGGCCCTCCCGGTGACGCCGCAGGACACCCTGCCCGCCCTGTGGCGCCTCGCCGACCCCGCCCGCACACCGGGGACGGCGCCGCGGACCGCACCCTCCGGGGCGACCGGGCTCGGTGGCTCTCCCGGAGCCGACGGATGGAAGGGGGTGGAGCGATGA
- a CDS encoding AAA family ATPase encodes MTTYDERASLGDLTATAERVRRSVEGVIEGKPEVVRLALTVLLAEGHLLIEDVPGVGKTMLAKALARSVDCSVRRIQFTPDLLPSDITGVSVFDQRQGDFEFKPGAVFAQIVIGDEINRASPKTQSALLESMEERQVTMDGRTYALPSPFMVVATQNPLEMEGTYPLPEAQRDRFMARVSIGYPSPEAELQMLDVHGGTSPLDDLQPVAHAHDIVKLVEAVRSVHVADPVRRYAVELVAATRHHPDLRLGASPRASLHLLRAAKAAAALAAREYVLPDDLQSLAVAVLAHRLLPTAQAQLNRRSAEQVVLEILHHTPVPDPSAQWPPASRGY; translated from the coding sequence GTGACGACCTATGACGAGCGAGCGAGCCTCGGAGATCTGACCGCCACAGCCGAGCGTGTCCGCCGGTCGGTGGAGGGTGTGATCGAGGGCAAGCCCGAGGTCGTGCGCCTCGCACTGACGGTGCTGCTCGCCGAGGGCCACCTCCTCATCGAGGACGTGCCGGGCGTCGGCAAGACCATGCTCGCCAAGGCGCTGGCCAGATCCGTCGACTGCTCGGTGCGGCGCATCCAGTTCACCCCCGACCTGCTGCCCTCGGACATCACCGGCGTCAGCGTCTTCGACCAGCGGCAGGGCGACTTCGAATTCAAGCCGGGCGCCGTCTTCGCCCAGATCGTCATCGGCGACGAGATCAACCGCGCCTCCCCCAAGACCCAGTCGGCGCTCCTGGAGTCGATGGAGGAGCGCCAGGTGACGATGGACGGCCGCACCTATGCGCTGCCCAGCCCCTTCATGGTGGTCGCCACCCAGAATCCGCTGGAGATGGAGGGCACCTATCCCCTCCCCGAGGCGCAGCGGGACCGTTTCATGGCCCGGGTGTCGATCGGTTACCCCAGCCCCGAGGCCGAGCTGCAGATGCTGGACGTGCACGGCGGCACGTCGCCCCTGGACGACCTCCAGCCGGTCGCGCACGCCCACGACATCGTGAAGCTGGTCGAGGCGGTGCGGTCGGTCCATGTCGCCGACCCGGTGCGCAGATACGCCGTCGAGCTGGTCGCCGCCACGCGCCACCACCCCGACCTGCGGCTCGGCGCGTCACCGCGCGCGTCGCTGCATCTGCTGCGGGCCGCCAAGGCCGCGGCCGCCCTCGCGGCCAGGGAGTACGTCCTCCCGGACGACCTCCAGTCACTGGCCGTCGCGGTCCTCGCGCACCGCCTGCTGCCCACCGCCCAGGCCCAGCTGAACCGCCGCTCCGCCGAGCAGGTGGTCCTGGAGATCCTGCACCACACCCCGGTCCCCGATCCCTCGGCGCAGTGGCCCCCGGCCTCGCGGGGTTACTGA
- the rsmH gene encoding 16S rRNA (cytosine(1402)-N(4))-methyltransferase RsmH produces the protein MNSSNTRHVPVMLQRCLDMLAPALAEPGAVVVDCTLGLGGHSEALLSTFPSARLIGLDRDPSALKLAGERLAPFGDRATLVHAVYDELPDVLARLSVPRVQGVLFDLGVSSMQLDEADRGFAYAQDAPLDMRMDQTTGMSAAEVLNTYAPGELVRILRSYGEEKQAKRIVSAIVREREKEPFTNSARLVELIRDALPQAAKRTGGNPAKRTFQALRIEVNGELSVLERAVPNAVKALAVGGRIAVLSYHSLEDRLVKQVFAAGAANTAPPGLPVVPEQYQPRLKLLTRGAELPTEAEIEENRRAAPARLRGAERIREDNA, from the coding sequence ATGAACAGCAGCAACACCCGTCACGTCCCCGTCATGCTCCAGCGCTGCCTGGACATGCTCGCCCCGGCGCTCGCCGAGCCCGGTGCGGTCGTCGTCGACTGCACGCTCGGACTGGGGGGACACAGCGAGGCGCTGCTGTCGACGTTCCCCTCGGCGCGCCTGATCGGCCTGGACCGCGACCCGTCGGCCCTGAAGCTCGCGGGGGAGCGGCTGGCCCCCTTCGGGGACCGCGCGACCCTCGTGCACGCCGTCTACGACGAGCTGCCGGACGTCCTGGCGCGGCTGTCCGTGCCGCGCGTGCAGGGAGTCCTGTTCGACCTGGGCGTCTCCTCGATGCAGCTCGACGAGGCCGACCGCGGCTTCGCGTACGCCCAGGACGCGCCGCTGGACATGCGGATGGACCAGACGACCGGCATGAGTGCCGCCGAGGTCCTCAACACGTACGCACCGGGGGAGCTGGTCCGGATCCTGCGGTCCTACGGCGAGGAGAAGCAGGCCAAGCGGATCGTCTCGGCGATCGTGCGGGAGCGCGAGAAGGAGCCGTTCACGAACAGCGCGCGGCTGGTCGAGCTGATCCGGGACGCGCTGCCGCAGGCCGCCAAGCGCACGGGCGGCAACCCCGCCAAGCGGACGTTCCAGGCGCTGCGCATCGAGGTCAACGGCGAGCTGTCGGTGCTCGAACGCGCCGTGCCGAACGCGGTGAAGGCGCTCGCCGTCGGCGGCCGGATCGCCGTCCTGTCGTACCACTCGCTCGAAGACCGGCTGGTCAAGCAGGTGTTCGCGGCGGGCGCCGCCAACACGGCGCCGCCCGGGCTGCCGGTCGTGCCGGAGCAGTACCAGCCGCGGCTGAAGCTGCTGACCCGGGGCGCCGAGCTGCCCACGGAGGCGGAGATCGAGGAGAACCGCAGGGCGGCGCCCGCCCGGCTGCGCGGTGCCGAACGCATCCGGGAGGACAACGCGTGA